The following are encoded together in the Bradyrhizobium sp. CCGUVB1N3 genome:
- a CDS encoding Tex family protein, with protein sequence MANINQKIAQELGAREEQVEAAVTLLDGGATVPFIARYRKEATGALDDAQLRTLEERLVYLRELEDRRKAILESIREQGKLDAALEATIMAADSKARLEDIYLPFKPKRRTKAEIAKEAGLEPLANQLMAEPTNDPKVVAEVFVNAEKGVADVAAALDGARAILVERFDEDADLIGSLREEMWTNARMASKVREGKKTEGEKFADYFEFSEPLTKLPSHRILAMFRGEKEEILDLQIQAEAEALPAGVPSAYELKIMKRFGIADLKRAGDRWLIDTVRWAWRTKIQVHLNIDLRMRLWNAAETEAVRVFASNLRDLLLAAPAGTRVTMGLDPGYRTGVKVAVIDATGKVVDTTAIYPHEPQRQWNESLATLGRLALKHRVELIAIGNGTASRETDKLATELVKGLAELKMTKIVVSEAGASVYSASAFASQELPGLDVTLRGAVSIARRLQDPLAELVKIEPKAIGVGQYQHDLGQAKLAKSLDAVVEDCVNAVGVDVNTASAPLLARVSGVGSGLAQSIVQHRDANGPFKSRKALKEVPRLGPKAFEQCAGFLRILGGEDPLDASGVHPEAYPVVRRILVATKSDIKALIGSSEIVRTLKPKDFVDESFGLPTVTDILRELEKPGRDPRPAFKAAVFKEGVEEIKHLQKGMILEGTVTNVAAFGAFVDIGVHQDGLVHISAMSKNFIKDPREVVKPGDIVKVKVLDFEVARKRISLTLRLDDEVGATKDAPGMQRDNSRNAGRMTSSAPRKQESSGGGALAEALRRAAEKSGRGKPA encoded by the coding sequence GTGGCAAACATCAACCAGAAGATTGCGCAGGAGCTCGGGGCCCGGGAGGAGCAGGTCGAGGCGGCGGTAACGCTGCTCGACGGCGGTGCCACGGTTCCCTTCATCGCTCGCTACCGCAAGGAAGCCACCGGTGCGCTCGACGACGCGCAGCTCCGCACGCTGGAAGAGCGCCTCGTCTATCTGCGCGAGCTCGAAGACCGCCGCAAGGCCATCCTCGAATCGATCCGCGAGCAGGGCAAGCTCGACGCGGCGCTGGAGGCCACCATCATGGCCGCCGACAGCAAGGCGCGCCTGGAAGATATCTACCTGCCGTTCAAGCCGAAGCGCCGCACCAAGGCCGAGATCGCCAAGGAGGCCGGCCTCGAGCCGCTCGCCAACCAGTTGATGGCGGAGCCCACGAACGATCCGAAGGTGGTGGCGGAAGTCTTCGTCAACGCCGAGAAGGGTGTGGCCGATGTAGCCGCCGCGCTCGACGGCGCCCGCGCCATTCTGGTCGAGCGCTTCGACGAGGACGCCGATTTGATCGGAAGCTTGCGCGAGGAGATGTGGACCAATGCGCGCATGGCCTCCAAGGTGCGCGAGGGCAAGAAGACCGAGGGCGAGAAATTCGCCGACTATTTCGAGTTCTCCGAGCCGCTGACAAAACTCCCGTCGCACCGCATCCTCGCGATGTTCCGCGGCGAGAAGGAGGAGATCCTCGACCTGCAGATCCAGGCCGAGGCCGAAGCGCTGCCGGCGGGCGTGCCCAGCGCCTATGAATTGAAGATCATGAAGCGGTTCGGCATCGCCGACCTCAAGCGCGCGGGCGACCGCTGGCTGATCGACACCGTGCGCTGGGCCTGGCGCACCAAGATCCAGGTGCATCTCAACATCGACCTGCGGATGCGGCTATGGAACGCGGCCGAGACCGAGGCCGTGCGCGTGTTCGCCTCGAACCTGCGCGACCTCTTGCTGGCCGCGCCCGCCGGCACCCGCGTCACCATGGGGCTCGATCCCGGCTACCGCACCGGCGTCAAGGTCGCGGTGATCGATGCGACCGGAAAGGTGGTCGACACGACCGCGATCTATCCGCACGAGCCGCAGCGGCAGTGGAACGAGTCGCTCGCGACGCTCGGCAGGCTCGCACTGAAGCATCGCGTCGAGCTGATCGCGATCGGCAACGGCACCGCCTCGCGCGAGACCGACAAGCTCGCGACCGAGCTCGTCAAGGGCCTCGCCGAGCTGAAGATGACCAAGATCGTGGTGTCGGAAGCCGGTGCGTCGGTCTATTCGGCCTCCGCCTTCGCATCGCAGGAATTGCCGGGCCTGGACGTGACCCTGCGCGGCGCGGTCTCGATCGCCCGGCGCCTCCAGGATCCGCTCGCCGAGCTCGTCAAGATCGAGCCCAAGGCGATCGGCGTCGGCCAGTATCAGCACGACCTCGGCCAGGCCAAGCTCGCCAAGTCGCTCGATGCCGTGGTCGAGGACTGCGTGAACGCCGTCGGCGTCGACGTCAACACCGCCTCCGCGCCGCTGCTCGCGCGCGTGTCGGGCGTAGGCTCCGGCCTGGCGCAGAGCATCGTGCAGCATCGTGACGCCAACGGTCCGTTCAAGTCGCGCAAGGCGCTGAAGGAGGTGCCGCGGCTAGGACCCAAGGCGTTCGAGCAGTGCGCGGGCTTCCTGCGCATCCTCGGCGGCGAGGATCCGCTCGATGCTTCCGGTGTCCATCCGGAAGCCTATCCGGTGGTGCGCCGGATTCTCGTGGCGACCAAGAGCGACATCAAGGCGCTGATCGGCAGCAGCGAGATCGTGCGTACGCTGAAGCCGAAGGATTTCGTCGACGAGAGCTTCGGCCTGCCGACCGTCACCGACATCCTGCGCGAACTCGAAAAGCCGGGCCGCGACCCGCGCCCGGCGTTCAAGGCTGCGGTGTTCAAGGAGGGCGTCGAGGAGATCAAGCACCTTCAGAAGGGCATGATCCTCGAGGGCACCGTGACCAACGTTGCCGCTTTCGGCGCCTTCGTTGACATCGGCGTGCATCAGGACGGCCTCGTGCACATCTCGGCAATGTCCAAGAATTTCATCAAGGATCCGCGCGAGGTGGTGAAGCCCGGCGACATCGTCAAGGTGAAGGTGCTGGACTTCGAGGTTGCCCGCAAGCGCATCTCGCTGACGCTGCGGCTCGACGACGAGGTCGGCGCCACGAAGGACGCGCCCGGCATGCAGCGCGATAATTCGCGCAACGCCGGCCGCATGACCTCATCGGCGCCGCGCAAGCAGGAATCCTCCGGCGGCGGCGCACTCGCCGAAGCGCTGCGCCGTGCCGCCGAAAAGAGCGGCCGCGGCAAGCCCGCGTAA
- a CDS encoding amidase, which yields MTLPMSWNEWAQHDGVALAASVKKGEVTPAELARQAAAAVAKVDSALSGVVELFDDVIADPARDGANLTGPFAGLPFLMKDLGPTMKGRLQEMGSLLMRGNRAGADTFLTSKFRQAGLNLIGRTTTPEFGVCSSADNPAVYVTRNPWNTDYTTCGSSAGSAASVAAGIVPIAHATDGGGSIRIPAGVNGNIGLKVSRGVFSLAPHMSDLTGLVSIQGCQSRSVRDTAAFVDHARGPAPGEFMPFWTTAQPYTEMIKRDPGKLRIALSHQWGDYRATPHIAAELETVGRFLEGLGHHVDFTLPELDFRAAFDAQTTCYISNFAVVISNMLAARGLERPPEDLIEPMNIRIWEAGRDTSFAERAKMQAVFNTTSRGFGAFFEQWDVILTPVTALPTPKVGTKEYLTISDNPDVLDWFGNLWRNFAFTPLANLCGMPAISLPLAENEHGLPLGIQAIAKQANDGLLLQLAAQIERAIDGKWNAGKKPKVHVTKG from the coding sequence ATGACTTTGCCGATGAGCTGGAACGAGTGGGCGCAACATGATGGCGTGGCGCTGGCTGCGTCCGTCAAGAAGGGCGAGGTCACCCCTGCCGAATTGGCGCGCCAGGCCGCGGCAGCGGTCGCGAAGGTCGATTCCGCATTGTCGGGCGTGGTCGAGCTGTTCGACGACGTGATCGCGGATCCCGCCAGGGACGGCGCCAATCTCACCGGCCCGTTCGCCGGCCTGCCCTTCCTGATGAAGGATCTCGGGCCCACCATGAAAGGCCGCTTGCAGGAAATGGGCTCGCTGCTGATGCGCGGCAATCGCGCAGGCGCTGACACCTTCCTCACCTCGAAATTCCGCCAGGCCGGGTTGAACCTGATCGGGCGCACCACGACGCCCGAATTCGGCGTATGCAGCTCGGCCGACAATCCGGCCGTCTATGTCACGCGCAATCCCTGGAATACCGACTACACCACCTGCGGCTCGTCGGCGGGCAGCGCCGCGTCGGTGGCGGCCGGCATCGTGCCGATTGCGCATGCGACCGACGGCGGCGGCTCGATCCGCATTCCCGCAGGGGTCAACGGCAATATCGGGCTGAAAGTGTCGCGCGGCGTGTTCTCGCTTGCGCCGCATATGTCCGATCTCACCGGCCTCGTCTCGATCCAGGGCTGCCAGTCACGCAGCGTGCGCGATACCGCCGCCTTCGTCGATCATGCCCGGGGACCTGCGCCCGGCGAGTTCATGCCGTTCTGGACCACGGCGCAGCCCTACACAGAGATGATCAAGCGCGATCCCGGCAAGCTCCGCATCGCGCTGTCGCATCAATGGGGCGATTATCGCGCGACGCCGCACATCGCCGCCGAGCTGGAGACGGTCGGCCGCTTCCTCGAAGGCCTCGGCCATCACGTCGACTTCACCCTGCCCGAGCTCGACTTCCGTGCCGCCTTCGACGCACAGACCACCTGCTACATTTCCAACTTCGCCGTCGTGATTTCCAACATGCTCGCCGCGCGCGGGCTGGAGCGGCCACCGGAGGATCTGATCGAGCCGATGAACATCCGGATCTGGGAGGCGGGCCGCGACACGAGCTTTGCCGAGCGGGCGAAGATGCAGGCGGTGTTCAACACGACATCGCGCGGCTTCGGCGCGTTCTTCGAGCAGTGGGACGTCATCCTGACGCCGGTCACCGCGCTGCCGACGCCGAAGGTCGGCACGAAGGAGTATCTCACGATCTCCGACAATCCGGATGTGCTGGACTGGTTCGGCAATCTCTGGCGCAATTTCGCCTTCACGCCGTTGGCGAACCTCTGCGGCATGCCGGCGATCTCGCTGCCGCTTGCGGAGAACGAGCACGGCCTGCCGCTCGGCATCCAGGCCATCGCCAAGCAGGCCAATGACGGCCTCTTGCTGCAACTCGCAGCACAAATCGAGCGCGCCATCGATGGCAAGTGGAATGCGGGCAAGAAGCCGAAGGTGCACGTGACGAAGGGCTGA
- a CDS encoding PaaI family thioesterase, producing MSRSQDTTLPFDALVEAIKGRRSDYGYISGLRLDRAAPGEAWSSLPYRPVFVGDTETGVLHGGVVTAMLDESCGMAVQLALDGTRAIATLDLRIDYQKPATPGLDIRAHSICYRTTRSIAFVRSTAYQESEDDPVATATACFMIGANRTNMLADRATDQHSIPTLDAPEDPAGPFANSPFARCLGIRIQDGGTLMMPFSPKIIGNPILPAIHGGMTGAFLETTAIVGVTRELGISAPPKPIGLTINYLRSGRALDSFANVSIVKQGRRIVAFEARAWQGDPDKPIASAFGHFMLRPTPGSIEE from the coding sequence ATGTCAAGATCGCAAGATACGACGCTCCCGTTCGACGCACTTGTCGAGGCCATCAAGGGCCGCCGCTCCGATTATGGCTATATCAGTGGGCTCAGGCTCGACCGCGCAGCGCCTGGTGAGGCCTGGTCGAGCCTGCCCTACCGCCCCGTCTTCGTCGGCGACACCGAGACCGGCGTGCTGCATGGCGGCGTCGTCACCGCGATGCTGGACGAGAGCTGCGGCATGGCGGTGCAGCTCGCGCTCGACGGCACGCGCGCGATCGCAACGCTGGATTTGCGCATCGACTACCAGAAGCCGGCCACACCCGGCCTCGACATCAGGGCGCATTCGATCTGCTATCGCACCACGCGCTCGATCGCGTTCGTGCGCTCGACGGCCTACCAGGAGTCGGAAGACGACCCGGTTGCAACCGCGACCGCCTGCTTCATGATCGGCGCCAACCGCACCAACATGCTTGCCGACCGCGCGACGGACCAGCACAGCATCCCGACGCTGGACGCGCCGGAGGATCCGGCCGGTCCCTTCGCCAACAGCCCGTTCGCGCGCTGCCTCGGCATCCGGATCCAGGACGGCGGCACGCTGATGATGCCGTTCTCGCCAAAGATCATCGGCAACCCGATCCTGCCCGCGATCCATGGCGGCATGACCGGCGCGTTCCTGGAGACAACGGCCATCGTCGGCGTGACGCGCGAGCTCGGCATCTCCGCGCCGCCCAAGCCGATCGGGCTGACGATCAACTATTTGCGCTCGGGCCGCGCGCTCGACAGCTTTGCCAACGTCTCGATCGTCAAGCAGGGCCGGCGCATCGTCGCGTTCGAGGCAAGGGCCTGGCAGGGCGACCCGGACAAGCCGATCGCATCCGCCTTCGGCCATTTCATGCTGCGGCCAACACCGGGGAGTATTGAGGAATAG
- a CDS encoding 2-dehydro-3-deoxy-6-phosphogalactonate aldolase: MSVPFPTMKRPLVAILRGVKPDEADGIVSVLIEAGMTAIEIPLNSPDPFRSIEIAVRRAPAGVLVGAGTVLTTADVDRLNEAGGKLLVAPNVDTQVIARAHEHGMVTMPGVFSPTEALLAARAGASSLKFFPASVLGAAGIAAIRAVLPASAMIAAVGGVSEQNFAEYVKSGVRAFGLGSSLYKPGMTAADVAARASATIAAYDLAIAGV; the protein is encoded by the coding sequence ATGAGCGTGCCATTTCCGACCATGAAGCGTCCGCTGGTCGCAATCCTGCGCGGCGTGAAGCCCGACGAGGCGGACGGTATCGTCAGCGTGCTGATCGAGGCCGGCATGACCGCGATCGAAATTCCCCTGAACTCGCCTGATCCGTTCCGCTCGATCGAGATCGCGGTCAGGCGCGCGCCGGCCGGGGTTCTGGTCGGCGCCGGCACGGTGCTCACGACCGCCGATGTCGATCGGCTGAATGAGGCCGGCGGCAAGCTGCTGGTGGCCCCGAATGTCGACACGCAGGTGATTGCGCGCGCGCATGAGCACGGCATGGTGACCATGCCCGGCGTGTTCTCGCCGACCGAGGCGTTGCTTGCGGCGCGCGCCGGCGCATCGAGCCTGAAATTCTTTCCGGCGAGCGTGCTGGGCGCCGCGGGCATTGCCGCGATCCGCGCCGTATTGCCGGCAAGCGCAATGATCGCGGCCGTCGGTGGGGTCTCCGAACAGAATTTTGCCGAATACGTCAAAAGCGGCGTTCGTGCCTTTGGCCTTGGCAGCAGCCTCTACAAGCCGGGCATGACCGCGGCCGACGTTGCGGCGCGCGCCAGTGCGACGATTGCGGCCTACGATCTCGCGATTGCGGGTGTGTGA
- a CDS encoding 2-dehydro-3-deoxygalactonokinase: MTEAAYAAVDWGTTSFRLWLIDRDGRVLAERRSSEGMMAAAKTGFATVLQSHLDAVGAGSELPVLICGMAGARQGWVEAGYVDTPAPLAAILARAVPVAGQSRDIRILPGIAQRDAGAPDVMRGEETQLLGVLGLDAAGEALVCMPGTHSKWVSVSGGTVARFATFMTGELFSVVSRETILSHAVTGADDLEDREAFRSAVAAGFKTPASAANLLFQVRSRQLLFGGTPAAARETISGTLIGIELAAGLAHGWPQSGIRLVASGRLEMLYRLAFETLAVAVEPIDADEAVRRGLAMAARAIWTR, translated from the coding sequence ATGACGGAAGCTGCCTATGCCGCGGTGGATTGGGGCACCACGAGCTTCCGGCTCTGGCTCATCGACCGTGACGGCCGGGTTCTGGCCGAGCGCCGCAGCAGCGAAGGCATGATGGCGGCGGCCAAGACCGGTTTTGCCACCGTGCTGCAATCGCATCTGGATGCGGTCGGAGCGGGAAGCGAGCTGCCGGTGCTGATCTGCGGCATGGCCGGGGCCCGCCAGGGCTGGGTCGAAGCCGGCTATGTCGATACCCCGGCGCCGCTCGCTGCGATCCTGGCGCGCGCGGTACCGGTCGCCGGACAGTCGCGCGACATCCGCATTCTGCCGGGAATTGCGCAGCGTGACGCCGGCGCGCCGGATGTGATGCGAGGCGAGGAGACCCAGTTGCTCGGTGTGCTTGGTCTCGATGCAGCCGGCGAGGCGCTGGTCTGCATGCCCGGCACGCATTCGAAATGGGTCAGCGTCAGCGGCGGAACGGTCGCGCGTTTTGCCACCTTCATGACAGGCGAGCTCTTCAGCGTCGTCTCGCGCGAGACGATCCTCTCGCACGCTGTCACTGGGGCCGATGACTTGGAAGACCGCGAGGCGTTCAGGTCAGCGGTTGCGGCTGGGTTCAAGACCCCGGCATCCGCAGCCAACCTCCTGTTCCAGGTACGGTCGCGGCAGCTCCTGTTCGGCGGCACGCCGGCCGCGGCGCGCGAAACCATCTCGGGCACCCTGATCGGGATCGAGCTCGCGGCGGGGCTCGCACACGGCTGGCCGCAAAGCGGCATCAGGCTGGTTGCATCGGGGCGGCTGGAAATGCTGTATCGGCTGGCGTTTGAAACACTCGCGGTGGCGGTCGAGCCGATCGACGCCGACGAGGCGGTGCGCCGCGGCCTTGCGATGGCGGCGCGCGCCATCTGGACGAGATAG
- a CDS encoding carboxyl transferase domain-containing protein, with product MSFRKLLIANRGEIAIRIARAAADAGIATVAIFPADDALSLHVRVADEAIEIPGRGARAYLDIEGVVKTAKAAGCDAVHPGYGFLSENADFAKACATDGIAFVGPKVTALELFGDKVAARQLARRCGVPIIAGTSGPSSLGEIQAFFESLGKSAAVVIKAMAGGGGRGMRVVEKAADLAEAYARCQSEAKAAFGFDGVYAERLIRKARHIEVQIIGDHHGAISHLWERECTVQRRHQKLIEVAPSPSLSDGLRGRIIDAAKQLASHAAYDNLGTFEFLVDGAAEDSFAFIEANPRLQVEHTVTEEVLGVDLVRAQLAVASGSSLASLDLDQASIPKPRGHAMQLRVNMETLDELGTTHPTGGVLAVFEPPSGPGVRVDSFGYAGYKTSAAFDSLLAKVIVHTPGEAWHDVVAKASRALREFRIDGVVTNIPFLQAVLAHPDFKTNRIATDFIDRNVGKLVEAADGAARPLFFAASEKPGDHAAQSHAVQEVPEGTVMVAAPLQGTVVTIQVKEGEIVRPGQQLAVIESMKMEHLVMAEQGGRVTKLVAGDGVTLLHGEPILYLEPLDVAADSAAKEAVIDLDHIRPDLAETFSRQANTRDENRPASVERRRNTNQRTARENVAQLVDDGSFMEYGSLAIAAQRRRRKLDDLIKNTPADGLITGVATVNADKFGPDDARCMVVAYDYTVLAGTQGHMNHKKIDRMLTLAEQWRMPLVFYAEGGGGRPGDTDRLGMTGLDGPSFLQFAKLSGLVPVVGVVSGYCFAGNAAMLGCCDVIIATRNASIGMGGPAMIEGGGLGVYHPAEVGPVSFQSPNGVIDILVEDEEEATRVAQKYLSYFQGAVGEWQAADQRLLRRAIPENRLRVYDIRTVIDLIADTDSVLELRRDYGVGMITAFIRIEGKPFGLIANNPRHLGGAIDADAGDKAARFLQLCDAFDLPVVSLCDTPGFMVGPEAEKTAIVRHVSRMFVTGASLTVPLFGIVLRKGYGLGAQSMIGGGFHASFFTAAWPTGEFGGMGLEGYVRLGFRKEMEAIADPVERETYYRNKVAELYANGKAVSIASVFEIDNVIDPAETRRWIMAGLRSVPKPPERTSKKRPCIDAW from the coding sequence ATGTCGTTCCGAAAGCTTCTGATCGCCAATCGCGGCGAGATCGCCATCCGCATCGCGCGGGCCGCTGCGGATGCCGGCATTGCGACGGTGGCGATCTTTCCGGCCGATGATGCGCTGTCGCTGCATGTCCGGGTCGCCGACGAGGCGATCGAAATTCCCGGCCGCGGCGCGCGGGCCTATCTCGACATCGAAGGCGTGGTGAAGACGGCGAAGGCGGCGGGCTGCGACGCTGTGCATCCCGGCTATGGCTTCCTCAGCGAGAACGCGGACTTCGCCAAGGCCTGCGCGACTGACGGCATCGCCTTCGTCGGGCCGAAGGTCACTGCGCTCGAGCTGTTCGGCGACAAGGTCGCGGCGCGTCAGTTGGCCAGGCGCTGCGGCGTGCCGATCATCGCCGGCACCAGCGGGCCGTCCTCGCTTGGCGAGATCCAGGCGTTCTTCGAGTCCCTCGGCAAGTCTGCCGCGGTCGTGATCAAGGCGATGGCCGGTGGCGGCGGCCGCGGCATGCGCGTCGTGGAGAAGGCTGCGGATTTGGCGGAAGCCTATGCGCGCTGCCAGTCTGAAGCGAAGGCAGCCTTCGGCTTTGACGGCGTCTATGCCGAGCGCCTGATCCGCAAGGCGCGCCACATCGAGGTGCAGATCATCGGCGACCATCATGGCGCGATCAGCCATCTCTGGGAGCGCGAATGCACCGTCCAGCGCCGCCACCAGAAGCTGATCGAGGTGGCGCCCAGCCCCTCGCTCAGCGACGGCTTGCGCGGCCGCATCATCGACGCGGCGAAGCAGCTCGCCTCGCACGCGGCTTACGACAATCTCGGCACCTTCGAGTTCCTGGTCGATGGCGCCGCTGAAGACAGCTTCGCCTTCATCGAGGCCAATCCGCGGCTTCAGGTCGAGCACACCGTGACGGAAGAGGTGCTCGGCGTCGATCTCGTCCGGGCCCAGCTCGCGGTCGCCTCAGGTAGCTCGCTGGCTTCTCTAGATCTCGACCAGGCTTCGATCCCGAAGCCGCGCGGCCATGCCATGCAGCTCCGCGTCAACATGGAGACGCTGGACGAGCTTGGGACCACGCATCCGACCGGCGGCGTGCTTGCCGTGTTCGAGCCGCCGTCGGGCCCCGGGGTGCGCGTCGACAGCTTTGGCTATGCCGGCTACAAGACCAGCGCTGCCTTCGACTCGCTGCTGGCCAAGGTCATCGTCCATACGCCGGGCGAGGCCTGGCACGACGTGGTCGCGAAGGCCTCGCGCGCCTTGCGTGAATTCCGCATCGATGGCGTCGTCACCAACATCCCCTTCCTCCAGGCGGTGCTGGCCCATCCCGACTTCAAGACCAATCGTATCGCGACCGACTTCATCGATCGCAACGTCGGCAAACTCGTGGAGGCCGCCGACGGCGCGGCGCGGCCGCTGTTCTTCGCCGCGAGCGAAAAGCCCGGCGATCACGCGGCGCAATCGCATGCCGTGCAGGAGGTGCCGGAGGGAACGGTGATGGTCGCGGCGCCCTTGCAGGGCACCGTGGTCACGATCCAGGTCAAAGAGGGCGAGATCGTGCGTCCCGGCCAGCAGCTCGCCGTGATCGAGTCCATGAAGATGGAGCACCTGGTGATGGCCGAGCAGGGCGGCCGGGTGACGAAGCTCGTGGCCGGCGACGGCGTCACGCTGCTGCATGGCGAGCCGATCCTCTATCTCGAGCCGCTCGACGTCGCAGCCGACAGCGCGGCCAAGGAAGCCGTGATCGATCTCGATCACATCCGCCCCGATCTCGCCGAGACGTTTTCGCGCCAGGCCAACACGCGCGACGAAAATCGCCCGGCGTCCGTCGAGCGCCGCCGCAACACCAATCAGCGCACGGCGCGCGAGAACGTTGCGCAGCTCGTCGATGACGGCTCCTTCATGGAATATGGCAGCCTTGCCATCGCCGCGCAGCGTCGCCGCCGCAAGCTCGACGACCTCATCAAGAACACCCCTGCGGACGGTCTCATCACCGGCGTCGCCACGGTCAATGCGGACAAGTTCGGCCCCGATGATGCGCGCTGTATGGTGGTCGCCTATGACTACACCGTGCTCGCCGGCACGCAAGGCCACATGAACCACAAGAAGATCGACCGCATGCTGACGCTGGCCGAGCAATGGCGCATGCCGCTGGTGTTTTACGCCGAAGGTGGCGGCGGCCGGCCGGGCGACACCGACCGTCTCGGCATGACCGGTCTCGACGGCCCGTCGTTCCTGCAATTCGCCAAGCTCTCCGGCCTCGTGCCGGTGGTCGGCGTCGTCTCCGGCTATTGTTTTGCCGGCAACGCGGCGATGCTCGGTTGCTGCGACGTGATTATCGCCACCAGGAACGCCTCGATCGGCATGGGCGGTCCGGCCATGATCGAAGGCGGTGGTCTTGGCGTCTATCATCCCGCCGAGGTCGGTCCGGTCTCGTTCCAGTCCCCGAACGGCGTCATCGACATCCTTGTCGAGGACGAGGAGGAGGCGACGCGGGTTGCGCAGAAATACCTGTCCTACTTCCAGGGGGCGGTGGGCGAATGGCAAGCGGCCGATCAGCGTCTCTTGCGCCGTGCGATCCCCGAGAACCGTCTGCGCGTCTACGACATCCGCACCGTGATCGATCTGATCGCAGACACCGACTCCGTGCTCGAGCTCCGCCGCGACTACGGCGTCGGCATGATCACCGCCTTCATCCGCATCGAAGGCAAGCCGTTCGGCCTGATCGCCAACAATCCCCGCCATCTCGGTGGCGCGATCGATGCGGATGCCGGCGACAAGGCAGCGCGCTTCCTCCAGCTCTGCGACGCCTTCGATTTACCCGTCGTCTCGCTCTGCGATACGCCCGGCTTCATGGTCGGGCCGGAAGCGGAGAAGACCGCGATCGTGCGCCACGTATCCCGCATGTTCGTCACGGGTGCGAGCCTCACCGTGCCGCTGTTCGGCATCGTGCTGCGCAAAGGTTATGGCCTCGGCGCACAGTCGATGATCGGCGGCGGCTTCCACGCCTCCTTCTTCACTGCGGCCTGGCCGACCGGCGAGTTCGGCGGCATGGGCCTCGAAGGGTATGTGAGGCTCGGCTTCCGCAAGGAGATGGAGGCGATCGCCGACCCGGTCGAGCGCGAGACCTATTATCGCAACAAGGTCGCCGAGCTCTATGCCAACGGCAAGGCTGTCTCGATCGCCTCGGTGTTCGAAATCGACAACGTCATCGATCCCGCCGAGACGCGGCGCTGGATCATGGCGGGCCTGCGCTCCGTACCGAAGCCCCCAGAGCGCACCTCCAAGAAACGCCCCTGCATCGATGCCTGGTGA